The genome window ATCTACGTCACGGAGTTCGGCTGGAACTCCGCCGGCGGGGCGGGTGAAAGCGGTCAGGCCCAGAACATGCGGATTGCCTACGACCATATGGAGACGAAGCCGTACATCGTCGGCGCCTACTGGTACCAGTGGGTGGACGAGCCCTTCCCGTATTACTGGGGCGTGACGCGCGCCAACGGTTCGCTCAAGCCCTCACATACGGAGTTCACCTTGCAGAACCAGGACAACATCCCGCCTCCCGAGCCTCAAGTGTCGATCACCGCCGACAAGTTGCATGTGGCGGTCGGGGAGCAGGTGTCCTTCACGCCCACGGTGTCGTTGTTTCCCGGAGCATCCGCATTGCAGGGCACCTGGCACTTCGGGGCCGACCAGCAGACCGTATCCGGCATGCCGGGCGGCATCTTGCGGGCCTTCGGGCAGACGGGCGACTATAACGTGTGGCTGATCGTGACCGACAGCAACCATCTTGAGGGCGTATCCGATTCGATTACCGTTCACGTGGCATCGATTCCGCACAGCGCCGCGGATTTCGACGAGGATGGCGACGTGGATCAGATCGACTTCGGGCACTTCCAGACCTGCCTGACGGGGCCCGGTGCCAACCAGTACGGGCCGTCCTGCATGAACTGCCGGCTGGATGACGACGGCGACGTCGATCAGGATGATCTCGCGTTGTTCCGGAGTTGCCTGTCCGGGCCGGGCGTGCCGGCGGATCCGCAGTGCGGGCACTGAGGCGAGGCGGGCAGAAATCGGTCGCAGAGGCGGTCAATGAGGACCAGGCAGCCAGTAGCGCAGATCGGCTTGCTCGCCCTTGTTGCCATGGGGGCGGCGTGTGGCCTGCACGGGTCCGTTTTCGCCGACGAATACCATGGGATCAACGCCGGTGCGCCCGTTTGGGGAGGCTGGATCTACTTCACCGACGCGCGGGCTCAGCAGATCGCCGCCACGGGCTGCCGAGCCGTCCGCATCAATTTCCGCATGGACTGGCACCAGACGTGGGACTCTACCATCCTCGGCATCTACGACGCGATTGTTCAGAACGCTCTGAACCACGACCTGGTGGTGCTGGGGCTGCTGTGCAACGAGTGCATGCCGGTCGGGCAGGAGGCGTGGAACGATGATCCCGACGGCGACGGCATGAATCAGTACGTAGTCGACTTCAGCGAGACGGCTCTTTTGCTGATCGACCGCTACAGGACTCAGATCAAGCGTTGGGAAATCTGGAATGAGCCGAACGCCCATACCAATCCCGAGTGGCAGACCGATCCTCAGCATGCCGGCGGCACTTACATTTTGCCGCGGGTTTATGCGAACCTGCTCGCCGAGACATACAAGGCGACCAATTATCGCGAGGGGCGCTCGCTCCTGAGCCGTTACTGCATCGAGCTGTGCTCAGGGGGGCTTCTGGCTTACGACAATATGACCGGCATGAACTACATGGAGCAGGTTTATCAGCAGACCGCCGTCTGGGACTGGATGGAAGCCAACGTTGGACGCCGGTATCCCTGGGACCTGTTCGGCTATCATTTCTACATCAGCCAGGCGCGGTCGGTCAGCACCTACCAGTTACGGTCATTGTTTGAGGGATGGCCATGGAGCAGCGACAGCGTTCGTCAGGTGCAAGCGGACTACGGCGATACCGCCCGCGTGCTGGTCACCGAGTTCGGCTGGAACACCGATAGGGTGAGCGAGGCGACGCAACGTGACAACATGCGCGATACGTACGAGTGGCTGGAAGGCAAATCCTACGTCGCAGGCACGTATTGGTATCAGTGGCAGGATGAGCCGGGTTTTTCCTGGGGGATCACCCGCAGCGACGGCAGTCACAAGCTTTCCTATGACGAATTCGACGTCCAGAACGGTTTACCCGGCCCGCCCGTGTTGCCGCCGGCCCCTGTGGTCTTGATTGTCTCGGACGTTTTCGAGGTTCCATATGCTGAACCCGTGCACTTCGTGCCGTCGGTTGTGCTTGCGCCGGGGGCCGTGGCGGCAGATTCGTTATGGACCCTCGGCGCTGATCAACTCGCGGTACCGGGGCTGCCGGGCGAGATCGAGTGGATCTTCCCATCGCTCGGCGACCATGACGTTTGTCTGGCCGTGACCGATTGTCACGGGCAGACCGGTGTCTCCAACGTGATCACCATTCGGGTTACGGCGCCCCTGTACGGCAAATGTGACTTCGACCGCGACGGGGACGTGGACCAGATTGATTTCGGGCGTTTTCAGGTTTGCTTCAGCGGCTCGGGCATCCGTCAGACCGCCCCCGAGTGTATGGCGGCCCGCCTGGATGACGATGGCGACGTGGACGCGCTGGACTTTGCCATCTTCAGCACCTGCATTTCAGGGGAGGCGGTGCCGGCAGATCCGCTGTGCGGCCATGGATTCTGATCGGGTGTCGCCGCGCACGAAACAGCCCCTGCCGGCGGGCGTGCCGGCAAGGGCTGATCTCATAGCGAGACGCAATTGAGGACGCCGGGCGCGAACCCTACGTCGCACTACTAAGAGTTGCGGCGGCGGAGCAATAAGCCGCCTGCCGCGAACAGGAGCAGGCCGGCCGGTTCGGGCACTGGGAACACGTCGATCTCCATGATCAGGGGCGAGACGAACGCTCCGGTCAGACCGTCGTCGATTCCGGTGAACGGATTCACGCCGTCGAACGGGTCGCGCATCTGCCCACCGGTGTTGTCCACAGAGTAGAAGTCGAACTCGATATTGGTCACACCGGCGGGGATGATTGCCGCGCCGAGGTCATCGAAGATACTGACCATCGTTGACTTCATGTTGATCGAATTCGGATGTCCTTGGCTGTTGATCGTGCCGGAAGGATCCGACTGGAAGTAGCCGAGCAGGCTGTAGTTGGCGCCCCCATCCATCGAGTACTTGATAACCGTGGTCGAGAAGATACGGCCGTCAATGTCGTTGCTGCTATGAATGTTGATCTGGGCTACGCCCAGTGCGTTGCAGTCTGTGCCCGTCATATCATACGCGACCAACTTGACGGGGTTGGCGTAGCCCCAGTCGTTCAGCAGGCCGGTCAGGCCGGTGGCTCGCATACCCGCACCGTCGGTGAACGCCGGCAGCTGGTCGAGCGGATCACTGTTTGCCGGGTGCCAGCCCATGTCGCCCGGCAGCACGGCAGGGATCTTGCCCTGGAGGCAGTCGGTCGAACTAATGTAGTCATCCGTGCTGCCCGGGTTACCACTCTTGATCGGGCTGTGGGTTGTGGTCGACGTCACCGCCGCGGCGGCGCCGGCCGTGACAAGCCCAAAAGCCAACATCGCAACTATGATCGTTCTCATGTCCATCCTCCCTTTCTTGAAATAAAACCTCTTCTTAGGTTTGAGTTGTCCCCGTTTTCCTTCTCGGCTTCCGCAGTGGGTGAGCCAAACGCCGTCAATTTACTGCTTGTACTTCAGTCGCTATCGACTGATCGGGAGTTGAGAGATCCTGCCATGCGAAGCCTTGTGCTGAAGACGCTGTTGGCAGAGCCACGGCTTCCTTCCAGATCCTCTTCCAGGTTGACATGAGCTTCTCAACCGGCTCCCATTTGCTCCATATTGTGCCCCGGCAGGGCGGGTCTGTCAAGGGATTTCCGGGGACATTTTGTCCAGGGGGGCGGAGGCGCCGGGAGCTTCTCCTGGAATCCCGAGTGCTTGGCACCGTGAATGATGGGCCTGCCCGCACCGGGATCGTACCTCACGGGGGTGAATTACATGCGGTCGCGCTTCTGAGCGGGCCGGCTAAAGAGCCATTTCCTCTCACCGTTTGGTGTCTCATGAACAGCGGCCCAACCCATGCCAATCGGTCGTGGGAGGCTTCGGCACCCCGGCACGCAGGAGCATCGGTGTAGCAGGTGTCATGGACCTGCTTTGGGCCACGTTCGCCGGGCAGCGAACAGCCGCTTGTTCTGCGGCGCGTATCCCGGTTGCAGACAGAGTCGGGAAGGGCCAGAGCTTCGGCGTCCTACTTTGAGGCCGAAGGTTGGGCCGAGGAAGGAGAGGCCGTACATGCGTGAATGGATATAATACAGTAATGACGGAATGCTGCTGCCGGCATCATCGTTGCTTGTGCCGAGCCGCCTTCAGGAAACCGCATTGATGTTGCTGAAGTGTCTTTACACCAAGACGAGTAAGGCATAAGATTATGGCTTGGCAAAGCTGCGGAGAAGCGGCGATCCGGCCTGACGGGGCGGATGCCGTGGAGAGTCGTGAGGTTTTGTTACTTGCCCGGAAAAAGATGCGGCTTCAGGCTCGCGTGCTTGGTTTTTTGCCAAGGGGACAGATAGCACGTGGGCCGGCATGAGGGAATGAGGGATGACTCACAAGCCTGCAGGGATGACAAGGCGAGGTTGCTTGGGTCGATCTTCGGGTTTCACATTGATTGAAGTGCTCGTCGTTGTAGCGATCATTGCCCTTTTGATTGCGATCCTTTTGCCGAGTCTGGCCCAAGCCCGGCGGCAGGCGCGTCAGCGGGTGTGCGCGAGCAATCTGCACCAGATCGGTGTTGCCGCTCTTTCATACGACGTGTCGTACAGGAGTTTTCCACACCAGGCGAGAGTGGGCGTGCCGGGCTGTGATGCGCGCAATTCGGGCGGCAACGTGATCGGGGCCTGGCCCACAAGTGTTCACCGCACCATCGGCCGATTCATCGGCATGCAGTCGGCCGTCAAGGCGAATGAGGTGTTTTACTGTCCGTTTGTCAGCGAGTCCGACCGCGGCAGTGTCGACATCGACCGCGAGCAGCCGGCGGGCAGTTGGCTCAGCAATCCGGAGGCTTACCTGCACATCACCTACTTTTACTACGGAAGGCTGAACACCGGTGACGCCGCCAATGATCCCGCGAAGCCCCGCGGCACTGAGACACCTTCCGACGTGCCTTTCAAGCGCAAGTGCTACGTGACCAAGAACCCGGATTCCAGGCACGTGCTGATGGCCGATGCGGTCAGTCTGTGGTGGGGAGCAGGCCCGCCCAATGCGCGATGGCGCGTCAACCATGGGCCGGATTACTCCGCCGTTCAGGCTGCCGGTTCCATATCGCCGCCGCGGCTGGTCGGGCAGAACGTTGCCTATGGGGACGGACACGTTGACTGGCATAAGGTCGGGGTGTTGCCGGCGGAATTGCGCCGCGACTCAACCCAGATAGAGCTCTACAGGACGGCCATCTTGAGACAGGAGAACGATCTGCATTGGTGGTGAGCGGGGTGTGAGCTTGCTGGAGGTTCTGATCTTCGGCAGGTGCAATATCGAACCTTTGTCCGAGCGAGCGGAGAATCGGTCAAAGACGCAGACAAATCGACATGGAAAGGAGCCAAAGCAATGTACAAGCACAGAACATTCGCCCTGATGGTGCTCGGCTGGGTCTTGAGCGTCGGCACTGCAGGTCTTGGCGCGCCGACCTACATTTGGGAATACGGGCCGCAGGACGTGACGACGCTGCCGTCGTATCCGGGAATCGCGATCTCGTCCACGGACCTGATTAACGGCATCGTTCCGCTGAA of Phycisphaerae bacterium contains these proteins:
- a CDS encoding PEP-CTERM sorting domain-containing protein (PEP-CTERM proteins occur, often in large numbers, in the proteomes of bacteria that also encode an exosortase, a predicted intramembrane cysteine proteinase. The presence of a PEP-CTERM domain at a protein's C-terminus predicts cleavage within the sorting domain, followed by covalent anchoring to some some component of the (usually Gram-negative) cell surface. Many PEP-CTERM proteins exhibit an unusual sequence composition that includes large numbers of potential glycosylation sites. Expression of one such protein has been shown restore the ability of a bacterium to form floc, a type of biofilm.) encodes the protein MRTIIVAMLAFGLVTAGAAAAVTSTTTHSPIKSGNPGSTDDYISSTDCLQGKIPAVLPGDMGWHPANSDPLDQLPAFTDGAGMRATGLTGLLNDWGYANPVKLVAYDMTGTDCNALGVAQINIHSSNDIDGRIFSTTVIKYSMDGGANYSLLGYFQSDPSGTINSQGHPNSINMKSTMVSIFDDLGAAIIPAGVTNIEFDFYSVDNTGGQMRDPFDGVNPFTGIDDGLTGAFVSPLIMEIDVFPVPEPAGLLLFAAGGLLLRRRNS
- a CDS encoding prepilin-type N-terminal cleavage/methylation domain-containing protein; the encoded protein is MGRSSGFTLIEVLVVVAIIALLIAILLPSLAQARRQARQRVCASNLHQIGVAALSYDVSYRSFPHQARVGVPGCDARNSGGNVIGAWPTSVHRTIGRFIGMQSAVKANEVFYCPFVSESDRGSVDIDREQPAGSWLSNPEAYLHITYFYYGRLNTGDAANDPAKPRGTETPSDVPFKRKCYVTKNPDSRHVLMADAVSLWWGAGPPNARWRVNHGPDYSAVQAAGSISPPRLVGQNVAYGDGHVDWHKVGVLPAELRRDSTQIELYRTAILRQENDLHWW